Part of the Cryptococcus neoformans var. grubii H99 chromosome 2, complete sequence genome is shown below.
tccactACGTCTTGGACTATTTCTATCAATCTCGCACGCAAACACAATGAATCTCAACAGAGTGGTACGACATCAAGGCTCCGTCCTTCTTCGAGAACCGAAACGCCGGGAAGACTCTTGTCAACCGAACCCAGGGTCTCAGTGCGTATACTCAAAATTGCGACAAgcggagaggaaagaattAGGAGCTGACTGGACTGTCAAACAGAGAACGCCAACGACTCTTTGAAGGGCCGAGTCCTCGAGCTTTCTCTCGCTGACCTCAACAACGACCAGGAGCAATCTTTCAGGAAGATCAAGCTTAGGGTTGAGGAGGTTGCTGTGCGTTTTACTGCTCTGGCTGCAGTGTGGTATACGGGTAGCTGACTCTCTTTTTACAGGGCAAGAGCTGCCTCACCTCTTTCTACGGCATGGACTTCACCACCGACAAGCTCCGATCCATTGTCCGAAAATGGCAGTCTCTCGTCGAGGCTCACGTTGACGTCAAGACAACCGACGGCTACGTTCTCCGACTCTTCGCTATTGGTTTCACCAAGCGTCAATCCAACCAGGTCAAGAAGACCACCTACGCTCAGTCTTCCCAACTCAAGGAGATTAGGGCCAAGATGGTTGAGATTATGCGACGTGAGGCTGAGGGTAGCGACTTGAAGGAGTTGGTCCAGAAGTTTGTTCCGGAGTCTATCGGCagggagattgagaaggcCGCCAAGGGCATCTACCCCCTCCACAACGTCTACGTCCGAAAGGCTAAGATCGTCAAGACCCCCAAGATTGACATGTCTAAGCTCCTTGAATCTCACGGTGAGGCCATGGACGTGAGTATCTGAATGTTCTTTATGTGGCCTTGTACTGATTGTTGTCCTTAGACCAACACTGGCTCCAAGGTTGTTAAGACTGGTGAATTCGTCGAGCCCGAGATCCTCGAGTCCGTCTAAGGGTGGTTAGGGATGCATGTATACCTATGGCACTGAATGGTTTTCCTTGCATTTTCGTCTTGTTATCGTTTTACTCCTATGTGCAGCCGCTGAGGATATTTGGACTCCTGTGAGGGCAACTGTCG
Proteins encoded:
- a CDS encoding small subunit ribosomal protein S1, with the translated sequence MAVGKNKRLSKGKKGIKKKVVDPFSRKEWYDIKAPSFFENRNAGKTLVNRTQGLKNANDSLKGRVLELSLADLNNDQEQSFRKIKLRVEEVAGKSCLTSFYGMDFTTDKLRSIVRKWQSLVEAHVDVKTTDGYVLRLFAIGFTKRQSNQVKKTTYAQSSQLKEIRAKMVEIMRREAEGSDLKELVQKFVPESIGREIEKAAKGIYPLHNVYVRKAKIVKTPKIDMSKLLESHGEAMDTNTGSKVVKTGEFVEPEILESV